The following nucleotide sequence is from Nitrospira sp..
CCTGGGTCACGGCTCGACGATCCTGCTCGATGACGTCGAGCAGCAGCGGCAAGGCGGCCTCTCCTTCTCCTTTCAGGACGCAATCGATGGCCCCCGCGCCATGCGCCAACAATTCTGTGGCGATAAAGGATGCACTGTGTCCGCCGACGAGCACGAAGCTCTTGGGAGACCGCTCCTTGGTCCGTTTGGCCAAGTCGAGAATTTCCGGCACATTGGCTAGATAATTACAGGAGAACCCCACGACATCAGGCTGCCAACTCTCCAGGATCGCGAAGTAGTCTTTGTGGCGTTCCACCTGGAGGTCGATCAGGTAGACCTCGTGGCCGGCCCGGCGAACGGCTTCAGCAACCAGTTCCAGCCCCAACGGCTCCAATCGCAAAAAGATCTTGGTATACATCAGAGGACTTGGATGAACGGCCAGGAACTTCATGGTCTCAGGATCTCCTCCCATGCGTTTTCTGCATGGCCTTTGTGTGTATTGTAAGGGCGGCCTCTCGCTCCTGTGATTAGGCTAGTCCCTAGAGCAAGCCGCATACCACGACTCCCGCCGGACTGAATGGGCCTCCGTTCAACTCCAAACGACGCACGAATTCTGCCTACAGGGCGTCGAGGAGCTTCGAGAAGAGAAGGCTTGCGGGACCTGTCGGCAGACATCGACCCGCGATTGGTCGCGGTTTTTCACACGGCATCGTGATGTTCAACGACGGGAGGGGAGTAGGGCGCAATGATCGAATCGAATGAAGCAAGCGGAGGAAGCAGCGTCGTTGGTCGCGAGAGTCCCAGTTTCTTCATGCGACTGCGTAAGGTGCTGGGATTAATCCCTAATCGAGTGGCGGCTCCCAGCGGACCGTAGATGCGCCATCCCGCCTGTTCCAGCGTGTGAAGAATGTGGCAGCGTTCCGACTCATACAAGGTGACGGCCCGTTCCACGGTCGGCCCCTGCGGTGGCGGTGTACGCATGATGCGTTCATCGATTTCCACGAGACGCGTCGGCGCGAGGATCGCAGCCCGTTCGATGACATTTTGGAGCTCGCGGATGTTGCCCGGCCAGTCGTACTCCGTGAGCCGCGCCAAAGCCGTGTCATCGAGCAGCAGGTCGTCGCGCTTCAATTTGGTACGGCACAGGCGGAGAAAGTGTCGGGCGAGGAGAGGGATGTCTTCTCTGCGCTCGCGCAAGGGGGGCAGGACAATCGGAAAGACCTTCAGCCGATAATATAGATCGGCCCGAAATCGTTTCTGCGATACGGCTTCAGCCAAATCGACGTTGGTGGCGGCGATGAGGCGCACGTCAACGGGGATCGCGCGCGTTCCGCCTACCCGGTCGACCTGGTGATCCTCCAGGACGCGCAGGAGTTTGGCCTGGACGGTCAAGGGCATCTCCCCGATCTCATCGAGAAACAGGGTTCCTTCGTGGGCGAGCTCGAACCGGCCTTGATGCCGCTGAATCGCGCCCGTGAACGCGCCTCGCTCATGCCCGAACAGCTCGCTTTCCACCAAGCCGCTGGGTAGGGCCGCGCAATTCAACCGTACGAATGGCCTGTTCTTGCGCGGACTGCTTTCGTGGATGGCGCGGGCGACCAGTTCTTTTCCGGTTCCCGTTTCACCGGCGATCAGGACCGTCGAAGCTGTCGACGCGACGGCATGGATTTGTTCCATCACCGTCCGCAATGACGCGCTTTGGCCGATGAGCGACGCAAAGCGACGCTCCTGTTTCACCTCCTCCTTCAGGGAGGCCTGGTGTTTGGTTAAGCGATGACTCAGTTGCGTCAATTGCTCATAGGCCTGGATCGTATCGATGGCCAGGGCCACTTGAGTGGCGATCTGGCGGAGAAATTCCAGCATGTCGGCATCGGGGTTGCCTGCAGTCACGCTGCCGATATTGAGTGTCCCCAAGCAATTCCCACGTACTAGGAGGGGAAGGTTGACCATGCGGCCCAGTCCCTCTTGGGCGTAGAAGTGGTCTTCGATGAACACCTGTTGTGTCTGTAGGAAGGGGCGAATGTGGACGTCACGATGGTCATACACCCATCCCGCCGCGCTGCCTGCTCGCGGGATGACGGTCTCGCGCTCAAGCACCCGCTTGGGCATGGTGGTTTCCAGGGCATAAAACCGAAACCCATCTTCCTCCGGCACATAGAGCAAGAGACCCGCCCGTTCCCAAGGTACCACGGACTTGATGCAGTCGGTGCAGGCTTGCCACAAACGTTCCATCTCGCGTTGCGAGTTGAGGACATTGGTCACGTCCAGCAAGGCCTGATAGCGACGGTGGACCGAGATCACACGTAAGACCTCCTGAGGGGGCGATGTCGTGGGGACGCTTGTCGCGGCTCTGATCAAGCAATAATCCTGCCTGTATGGGCGGCCGATGGCTCCACGGCGGTGGATGTGAAGTTTATTGATTTTCGGGTAACGGTCTGCTCGTCTCAAGACCGACGGTGTGCAGAAATCACCTGAGCGGACTGTGCAGGATCGCTCGGATCCATAGGATCTTAGGCTGACAGAGGATGCTCAAAACGAAGAGCGTGGTGCGGGGGGCGCCTGCACGGTTTGGGGGAGCATGGTTTCCGCAATCGACTGCCGCGGCTGCCGTTGTCGAGGCGATGGTCTGGGCCGTTCGCGCAGCACGACAACTCGCTCAAGACGGTGCCCGTCTCGCATGACCTCGATCCGGATTTCCTGGCCCACTTGAAATTGCGAGACCACTTGGGCGAACACCTCCGCCGTCTCGACGGGCCGGCCTTGAAGCGAGACCACGATATCCCCGCCCAGTACCCACGGCACTCCATCGATGACCAGACTGAGGGGACCCGTGACGAGGCCGGCTTCCTTGGCAGGGCTGTCGTCCTCCACCTCTTCGACCAACAACCCATCGGTCAACGGCAATCTCAGTAATCGCTGTAGGTCGCGCGTGACGAATTTCCCGCCGATGCCGAGCCAAGGGCGGATGACCCGTCCCTTCTCTCGCAACTCCGTCAGCACCTGTTTGGCGGTATTGATGGGAATGGCAAAGCCGATGTTTTGGGCTCCGGCCAGCGTCGCCGTTGCGATGCCGACCACCAACCCTTCCGAATCGACCAAGGGACCGCCGCTGTTGCCGGGGTTGAGCGGGGCGGTCGTCTGAATCAATCGGGAGGGCACGGCCGGCAGACCGCGCACTGGTCCCATTCCGCTGACGATGCCGGTCGTCAGGGTAAATCCCAGACCAAACGGGCTCCCCACCACCAGCATCTGTTGCCCAATGCGCAACGTGTCGGAATTGCCCAGCCTGACGGGGGTGATCGGGGGCCGCTCCGCATCCAATTGAAGGACTGCCACGTCCGAGACGGGATCTACTCCCACGATGGCAGCCGAGATCCGCCGTCCGTCATAGAGCGTGGCCATGACGCCTCGAGCCTCTTCCACGACGTGGGCATTGGTCACGACCGTGCCGTCTTCATCCACGACGAAGCCGGCCCCCACCCCTGTGGTCGGCGAGCTTGAGAAGGGATGGGCCGGGCCATGCGTGACGGAAAGAAACACGGTGGCGGGAGCCAGTTGCTGATAGAGAGTAATGGTGCGATCTTCGTCCGGAATGGGTTCTCCCGACGCAGACAAGGCACAGGTCAAGACGCTCACGACGCCCATTATGCCGAGGAGGCACCGGAGCGCCGCTCCTGAGACAATGGTATCGCCGTACATCCTCGTCATCGAACGATGTTCCAGACCATATTCGGAAGTCGTCAACAGGTCGTCATCCCTAACCCGGGCCGTGCGCGGCGGCGGTCTACTCCGCGCTCTGTCCTCCAGAGGACCCGGTTCGACCGGGCAACCGCCGAGCGCGTCGGATGAGGCGGTCTTCGAGGTTGCCGCAGTTGAGGCAGCGTGTGATCGGTAGCCACCGATGAATCGATCCCTCGCCAGGACAAAACAAGAATTCGGTGACCATCAATCCTTGACATCGGCTACACGACATGCACGTCCTTCCCTGTTCAATCCGGCACGATGCCCGTTCATTGTTTCCGATCCATCACATCCTGTTCCGCTCTCGTCAGGCCCTCACGACTCGGTTTCGCCTCGTCACCGCTGTTCGGAGCGATCAAAATAGGAACGCGCACATCCTCCGGCAGTAACACCATCTTTGCCGTCGGGCTGTCATAGAGCTTGTAGCGCAGGTAGCTGGGGGTGAGGGTGGAGGTGATCGTTTCCTGCGCCTTGGCTTGTCCCAACGCCCGGATCTTCATGCCTTCCGCTTCGCCTTCCGATCTGATGCGCACGGCGTCTCCTTCGCCGCGTGCCCGTCGCCGCGCGATTTCGGCGTCTTTTTCGGCGATCACGAGTTCGAATTCCTTTTGTTCTTTTTCCTGCTCCTTGGCCTGCTTCCGTTCGACGGCTTCCAATACGATCTTGGCGAGTTCGATATCGGCCAAGGCGACGCTGTGGACTTCCAGATGGCGCCCCTTCAACTTGTCCACCACCACGGCCTGGACCTTGCTGGCGATCTCGGCGCTCCGCTCAGGAACCGAGACCATGGGGTAGTTCGACACCACGCTGCGCACGGCGGCCAGCAGTTCCGGTCTCACGACACGCGGATAGAAGTCCGGTCCGATCTCTTGCGCCAGAAAGTAAATCTCATCCACGATCGGCCGCATGATGATTGCCGCCTTCAGCCTGACCAGCAGATCGTCGGAACTGAGGGCATCGACCATCTCGGTATAGCTTTGCAGGCGAACGTCGTAGATGAAAATGTCGTTCCACGGAGCGCGCCAATAAAATCCTGACTTCAAGGTCTCCGTCGTCAGACCTTCCGTCAGCGGGTACCACCGGAGCCCGCGTTGTCCGGGATGGACGGTGTTCCCGCAGCCTGGGAGGCTGCAGAGGGAGGCCAGGGCGGCTCCAACCAGGATGGCTCGTCGCATGGCTCCTCCTTGCGAAACCCGAGGTGCCGGCTCAGGGAAAAAAGAATCCGTGGCCTTGCGCCGCCTGCCGATGGGTTTCAGCGGTTCGCTCGCGGTCCTGCGCCGCGGCTTCATAGGACTCCACTAACAACTGCGTACCGGTCACCCAGTCAGAATCCTTTCCGAACAGATGCTCGTAGACTGCAGCGCGATGGGTCAGCTCACGGGCTTTTTGGCGGAACCGTTCTGCTTCCTGCCCTAAGAAACCGGCGATCTTCTGCTGATCCTGAGCCAGGTCATACGCGGTCAGTTCGAGTTCAGTGCCTGTCGTCCGGCAACCGACGAGAAGGAGGCATTGTCCCGCCACCATCAACAGTGAGACCTCAACCGCCTTCCAAAATCGCATGGTCGCGGCCCTCCAATGATGAGGATCGAGGCGTGAAGGCGGTGCGTCGCAAGATCTCGTAATCTCGTTTCAGCGCCAGCAGTTCGATCCGACCCTGCAGGTGGAGTCGAGAAAGGGCGATGAAGAGCGTTCGCCACGTGCAAGCCGGCAGGTGTTCCGCCAACGCGAGAAAGGTCATTCGAGAATGCCGTTCCAGCAGGAGTAGAATTTGCCGATCGATCCCATCGTCGCATGCCAAGGCCGGTTGTGAATGCGTGGCGGACATCGTTGGTCACCCCGTTCAGATCGAACGCGATAGCCTGATCAACATAGGTGCATTCTCTACGGTTGCACGCTGCAATATATGATCCCGACAAATGTCTCGAAAAAGCTTGGTGCCCGTTGTGTCCGTTCTCTCCAGCGAACCGCGAAGAGGCATTACGCACTGTCTGCATTGTGCGGATCCGCTCGCAATGGTCTTCCTCTCTGCTCGTCCTGGTTGCGGCTGGGTGCGGATTCGCGTAGGATTCGCGCAGCTCCCCTGCGGCTTGAACGTGTAGGAGTGGACGTTGCCATGTTGAGCAGTCGCTTTCACCTTCGCGCCTTCCGCCGCTTTCCCGTTCATTGTTCCGTCTACTATTCCTCTGATGAGTTCCAGGGGACCGGCACGGCTTGGAATTTGTCGCTCAGCGGCTGGCGCGTCGACGGAAGCCACCCGGTGCCACCCGGCGCCGTCGTAACGCTCTGTGTGTTTCTCCCCGATCACAATCCGACGGTGTTCATCGATCAGGCCGTCGTTCGATGGTCGCGTGGACAGGAGTTCGGCGTCGAAGTGACGTCGATGAAACCGGTGGAGCAAGCGCACCTTCGGACCTTCCTTTCCGCACTCATGTAACCGCCTTCTGCTCCCAGAAACGGGATATTCTTTGCCCTTTCTTCGCAAGTGCGTACACTGGGCATCGTTCGATGAATGCCGCCGGTTGATCTTACTACTGGAGCCCGCCATGGCCGAGTCACACAAGCCCCGTTCGCATGCCCGTGTGCCGGTCAGCTGTTTCTTGTACTATCTCGGTGAAGGGCTGGTCGGTACCGGGAAGGTCTGCGATCTCTCTGTGAAGGGATGGCGGATCGAAGGCGACAAACCTGTCTCGGTCGGCATGAAGCTGACCTTGCGCGTCTTCCTTCCCGATCAGCCGAAAGCGATCGACATCGAGGGCGTGACGGTGCAGTGGGTACAGGGCCATGTGTTTGGTCTTGAAACCGTCACCATGAATGCCGTGGCCGAGGCGCGGATCCAGCAATTCATCCTGTCGATGCTCGAATCGT
It contains:
- a CDS encoding sigma 54-interacting transcriptional regulator, translated to MERLWQACTDCIKSVVPWERAGLLLYVPEEDGFRFYALETTMPKRVLERETVIPRAGSAAGWVYDHRDVHIRPFLQTQQVFIEDHFYAQEGLGRMVNLPLLVRGNCLGTLNIGSVTAGNPDADMLEFLRQIATQVALAIDTIQAYEQLTQLSHRLTKHQASLKEEVKQERRFASLIGQSASLRTVMEQIHAVASTASTVLIAGETGTGKELVARAIHESSPRKNRPFVRLNCAALPSGLVESELFGHERGAFTGAIQRHQGRFELAHEGTLFLDEIGEMPLTVQAKLLRVLEDHQVDRVGGTRAIPVDVRLIAATNVDLAEAVSQKRFRADLYYRLKVFPIVLPPLRERREDIPLLARHFLRLCRTKLKRDDLLLDDTALARLTEYDWPGNIRELQNVIERAAILAPTRLVEIDERIMRTPPPQGPTVERAVTLYESERCHILHTLEQAGWRIYGPLGAATRLGINPSTLRSRMKKLGLSRPTTLLPPLASFDSIIAPYSPPVVEHHDAV
- a CDS encoding trypsin-like peptidase domain-containing protein; translation: MTTSEYGLEHRSMTRMYGDTIVSGAALRCLLGIMGVVSVLTCALSASGEPIPDEDRTITLYQQLAPATVFLSVTHGPAHPFSSSPTTGVGAGFVVDEDGTVVTNAHVVEEARGVMATLYDGRRISAAIVGVDPVSDVAVLQLDAERPPITPVRLGNSDTLRIGQQMLVVGSPFGLGFTLTTGIVSGMGPVRGLPAVPSRLIQTTAPLNPGNSGGPLVDSEGLVVGIATATLAGAQNIGFAIPINTAKQVLTELREKGRVIRPWLGIGGKFVTRDLQRLLRLPLTDGLLVEEVEDDSPAKEAGLVTGPLSLVIDGVPWVLGGDIVVSLQGRPVETAEVFAQVVSQFQVGQEIRIEVMRDGHRLERVVVLRERPRPSPRQRQPRQSIAETMLPQTVQAPPAPRSSF
- a CDS encoding prohibitin family protein, with the translated sequence MRRAILVGAALASLCSLPGCGNTVHPGQRGLRWYPLTEGLTTETLKSGFYWRAPWNDIFIYDVRLQSYTEMVDALSSDDLLVRLKAAIIMRPIVDEIYFLAQEIGPDFYPRVVRPELLAAVRSVVSNYPMVSVPERSAEIASKVQAVVVDKLKGRHLEVHSVALADIELAKIVLEAVERKQAKEQEKEQKEFELVIAEKDAEIARRRARGEGDAVRIRSEGEAEGMKIRALGQAKAQETITSTLTPSYLRYKLYDSPTAKMVLLPEDVRVPILIAPNSGDEAKPSREGLTRAEQDVMDRKQ
- a CDS encoding PilZ domain-containing protein codes for the protein MLSSRFHLRAFRRFPVHCSVYYSSDEFQGTGTAWNLSLSGWRVDGSHPVPPGAVVTLCVFLPDHNPTVFIDQAVVRWSRGQEFGVEVTSMKPVEQAHLRTFLSALM
- a CDS encoding PilZ domain-containing protein, which encodes MAESHKPRSHARVPVSCFLYYLGEGLVGTGKVCDLSVKGWRIEGDKPVSVGMKLTLRVFLPDQPKAIDIEGVTVQWVQGHVFGLETVTMNAVAEARIQQFILSMLESSGSSRVA